Proteins from a genomic interval of Providencia stuartii:
- a CDS encoding T6SS immunity protein Tli4 family protein, translating to MLMKTALRAISFSLGVVFFIPTLYANPIVKKDAVMVEPLFSKTKPQCAGIYVVDVPESFNNGTHKATYDDFDIESQFIYPPAFKQRIALREEALRNQKTSQKNAPALKEVIQLPDNQGVIFDKNQSGSDDIYRQLEAHVYLNQIAFIITSDFRDFSDKKHEERKKQYLARGFTEAESNQKPSKLAAMRSLISRLSGRLDHDIPTDKGWCIPNGFIADDGGQHKIEVGFSYENDDLLFGINANNTMIDNSDTLFGRSDAINDALKASSMKTLKKYASMVNGIPFEAWLFDGTQNYEQKTRQVYDFILYANESVASTSKLLATIGLNSKRKQTRYSEAQMVEIWDRIIGSLRYKPNAF from the coding sequence ATGTTGATGAAGACCGCGTTACGCGCAATCAGCTTTTCTTTAGGCGTGGTGTTTTTTATTCCAACGTTGTATGCAAATCCCATTGTTAAAAAGGACGCTGTTATGGTTGAACCATTATTTTCGAAAACAAAACCGCAATGTGCGGGAATTTATGTGGTGGATGTTCCTGAGTCTTTTAATAATGGCACGCATAAAGCCACGTATGATGATTTTGATATCGAAAGCCAATTTATTTACCCGCCGGCATTCAAGCAACGTATTGCATTACGTGAAGAGGCGCTTAGGAATCAAAAAACCAGTCAGAAAAATGCCCCTGCGTTGAAAGAAGTTATTCAGCTCCCCGATAATCAAGGGGTCATCTTTGATAAAAACCAAAGTGGTTCAGATGATATATATCGTCAATTAGAGGCTCATGTATATCTTAATCAAATCGCTTTTATTATTACTTCAGACTTTAGAGATTTTTCGGATAAAAAGCATGAAGAGCGAAAAAAACAATATTTAGCTAGAGGTTTTACTGAGGCGGAATCAAATCAGAAACCCTCTAAATTAGCGGCAATGCGTTCGTTGATTTCGCGATTAAGTGGGCGGTTAGATCATGATATTCCAACCGATAAAGGGTGGTGTATTCCTAATGGCTTTATTGCGGATGATGGAGGTCAACATAAAATAGAGGTCGGATTTAGTTATGAAAACGACGATTTACTCTTTGGAATCAATGCTAACAATACGATGATTGATAATAGTGACACTCTTTTTGGTCGAAGTGATGCAATTAATGACGCATTGAAAGCGTCAAGCATGAAAACCTTAAAAAAATATGCGTCTATGGTAAATGGTATTCCATTTGAAGCATGGCTTTTTGATGGCACTCAAAATTATGAACAGAAAACGCGACAGGTCTATGACTTCATACTCTATGCTAATGAATCTGTTGCCTCAACATCAAAGCTATTAGCAACAATAGGATTAAATAGTAAACGAAAACAAACTCGCTATAGTGAAGCTCAAATGGTCGAAATCTGGGATCGGATTATAGGCTCTCTACGTTATAAACCGAACGCGTTTTAA
- the tetR gene encoding tetracycline resistance transcriptional repressor TetR → MSRLDKSKVIDSALELLNEVGIEGLTTRKLAQKLGVEQPTLYWHVKNKRALLDELAIEMLDRHHTHFCPLEGESWQEFLRNNAKSFRCALLSHRDGAKVHLGTRPTTKQYDTIEKQLAFLCQQGFSLEDALYALSAVGHFTLGCVLEDQEHQAAKEEREHPTTDTMPPLLRQAIELLDNQGAEPAFLFGLELIINGLEKQLKCQNGS, encoded by the coding sequence ATGTCTAGATTAGATAAAAGCAAAGTCATTGATAGTGCACTAGAGCTACTTAATGAGGTTGGAATAGAGGGGCTAACAACGCGTAAACTGGCTCAAAAATTGGGTGTAGAACAGCCTACATTATATTGGCACGTAAAAAATAAACGGGCTTTACTCGATGAATTAGCCATTGAAATGTTAGATAGGCACCATACGCATTTTTGTCCTTTAGAAGGAGAAAGCTGGCAAGAATTCCTACGTAATAACGCTAAAAGTTTTCGATGTGCTTTATTAAGCCATCGTGATGGGGCAAAAGTACATTTAGGGACAAGACCAACAACAAAACAGTATGACACTATCGAAAAACAACTCGCATTTTTATGTCAGCAAGGTTTTTCTTTAGAGGACGCATTGTACGCACTTAGTGCCGTTGGCCATTTTACTTTAGGCTGTGTATTAGAAGATCAAGAGCATCAAGCAGCTAAAGAAGAACGAGAACACCCTACCACAGATACTATGCCCCCATTACTACGACAAGCTATCGAGTTATTAGATAATCAAGGAGCAGAACCCGCCTTTTTATTTGGCCTTGAACTTATTATTAATGGATTAGAGAAACAACTTAAATGCCAAAATGGGTCTTAA
- a CDS encoding acetyltransferase: protein MSEKDTPEADEYQYVSYYPLNGMKREKPAPLQLLPAPNYTSNAHGMAWFSVEKGNADGSDLVLPQKGDPFGEIYLNKTLWWRLYESDIIDKDELVSRENWSEYSDLMDNKVRKFIFSLHEVGYHPNTYVFYGHTKPSDGSVKWHITSITYPKDMHDSDKKIPNNYREVPLPFNRSRLYELKASNSAGDGTVPVESLKTIQRQNGQLIKSVLATNVDHQGAYEVKNLDDIHQRPALQFTLRAIAKMVQEVPAC from the coding sequence ATGTCAGAGAAAGATACCCCAGAAGCCGACGAATACCAATACGTTTCCTATTACCCTCTAAATGGAATGAAAAGGGAAAAACCTGCACCTTTACAGCTATTACCCGCGCCAAACTATACCAGTAATGCCCATGGAATGGCGTGGTTTAGTGTTGAAAAAGGGAATGCTGATGGCAGTGATTTAGTCTTACCCCAAAAAGGCGACCCGTTTGGGGAGATTTATCTGAATAAAACCTTATGGTGGCGGTTGTATGAGTCTGACATCATTGATAAAGATGAATTGGTGAGTCGGGAAAACTGGTCTGAATATAGCGACCTTATGGACAACAAAGTAAGAAAATTCATTTTTTCATTGCATGAAGTAGGTTATCACCCCAATACCTATGTCTTTTATGGGCACACAAAACCGTCTGATGGCTCCGTCAAGTGGCATATCACGTCAATCACGTACCCGAAAGATATGCATGACAGCGATAAAAAAATTCCCAATAACTACCGTGAAGTGCCTTTACCGTTTAACCGCTCCCGTCTTTATGAATTAAAAGCCTCAAATTCTGCGGGGGATGGTACGGTTCCTGTGGAATCCTTGAAAACAATCCAGCGACAAAACGGGCAGTTGATTAAAAGTGTGTTAGCCACGAATGTTGACCATCAAGGGGCTTATGAAGTCAAAAACCTTGACGATATTCATCAACGCCCTGCATTGCAATTTACCCTGCGTGCTATCGCTAAAATGGTTCAAGAGGTGCCTGCATGTTGA
- a CDS encoding acetyltransferase → MSEKDTPEADEYQYVSYYPLNGMKREKPAPLQLLPAPNYTSNAHGMAWFSVEKGNADGSDLALPQKGDPFGEIYLNKTLWWRLYESDIIDKEESISRENWLAYFNLMEKPVRKFISSLNVAGYHPNTYAFYGHTKPSDGSVKWHITSITYPKDMHDSDKKIPNNYREVPLPFNRSRLYELKASNSAGDGTVPVESLKTIQRQNGQSIKSVLATNVDHQGAYEVKNLDDIHQRPALKFTLRAIAKMVQEVPAC, encoded by the coding sequence ATGTCAGAGAAAGATACCCCAGAAGCCGACGAATACCAATACGTTTCCTATTACCCTCTAAATGGAATGAAAAGGGAAAAACCTGCACCTTTACAGCTATTACCCGCACCAAACTATACCAGTAATGCCCATGGAATGGCGTGGTTTAGTGTTGAAAAAGGGAATGCTGATGGCAGTGATTTAGCCTTGCCCCAAAAAGGCGACCCGTTTGGGGAAATTTACCTGAATAAAACCTTATGGTGGCGGTTGTATGAGTCTGACATCATTGATAAAGAGGAGTCCATTAGTCGGGAAAATTGGTTGGCTTATTTTAATTTAATGGAGAAACCAGTAAGAAAGTTTATTTCATCATTAAATGTTGCTGGTTATCACCCCAACACCTATGCGTTTTATGGGCATACAAAGCCTTCCGATGGCTCCGTCAAGTGGCATATCACGTCAATTACGTACCCGAAAGATATGCATGACAGCGATAAAAAAATTCCCAATAACTACCGTGAAGTGCCTTTGCCGTTTAACCGCTCCCGTCTTTATGAATTAAAAGCCTCAAATTCTGCGGGGGATGGTACGGTTCCTGTGGAATCCTTGAAAACAATCCAGCGACAAAACGGGCAGTCCATTAAAAGTGTGTTAGCCACGAATGTTGACCATCAAGGGGCTTATGAAGTCAAAAACCTTGACGATATTCATCAACGCCCTGCGTTAAAATTTACCCTGCGTGCTATCGCTAAAATGGTTCAAGAGGTGCCTGCATGTTGA
- a CDS encoding T6SS immunity protein Tli4 family protein, whose protein sequence is MLMKTALRAICFSLGVVFFIPTLYANPIVKKDAVMVEPLFSEIKPQCAGIYVVDVPESFNNGTHKAKYDDFDIESQFIYPPAFKQRIALREEALRNQKTSQKNAPALKEVIQLPDNQGVIFDRNIPGQDDLGRVLEAHVYLNHIAFIITTEILDLSSDKYTERKKIYINAGFTEAEMNDKPTKLAAMRSLISRLSGWLDHDIPTDKGWCIPNGFIADDGGQHKIEVGFSYENDDLLFGINANNTMIDNSDTLFGRSDAINDALKASSMKTLKKYASMVNGIPFEAWLFDGTQNYEQKTRQVYDFILYANESVASTSKLLATIGLNSKRKQTRYSEAQMVEIWDRIIGSLRYKPNAF, encoded by the coding sequence ATGTTGATGAAGACCGCGTTGCGCGCAATCTGCTTTTCTTTAGGCGTGGTGTTTTTTATTCCAACGTTGTATGCAAATCCCATTGTTAAAAAGGACGCTGTTATGGTTGAACCGTTATTTTCGGAAATAAAACCGCAATGTGCGGGAATTTATGTGGTGGATGTCCCCGAATCGTTTAATAACGGGACACATAAAGCTAAGTACGATGATTTTGATATCGAAAGCCAATTTATTTACCCGCCGGCATTCAAGCAACGTATTGCATTACGTGAAGAAGCGCTTAGGAATCAAAAAACCAGTCAGAAAAATGCCCCTGCGTTGAAAGAAGTTATTCAGCTTCCCGATAATCAAGGGGTCATCTTTGATAGAAATATACCAGGACAAGATGATTTAGGTCGGGTATTAGAAGCCCATGTGTACCTCAATCATATCGCTTTTATTATTACAACTGAAATACTTGACCTTTCATCGGATAAATATACAGAAAGGAAGAAAATATATATTAATGCAGGGTTTACAGAAGCTGAAATGAATGACAAACCGACTAAATTAGCGGCAATGCGTTCGTTGATTTCGCGATTAAGCGGTTGGTTAGATCATGATATTCCAACCGATAAAGGGTGGTGTATTCCTAATGGCTTTATTGCGGATGATGGAGGTCAACATAAAATAGAGGTCGGATTTAGTTATGAAAACGACGATTTACTCTTTGGAATCAATGCTAACAATACGATGATTGATAATAGTGACACTCTTTTTGGTCGAAGTGATGCAATTAATGACGCATTGAAAGCGTCAAGCATGAAAACCTTAAAAAAATATGCGTCTATGGTAAATGGTATTCCATTTGAAGCATGGCTTTTTGATGGCACTCAAAATTATGAACAGAAAACGCGACAGGTCTATGACTTCATACTCTATGCTAATGAATCTGTTGCCTCAACATCAAAGCTATTAGCAACAATAGGATTAAATAGTAAACGAAAACAAACTCGCTATAGTGAAGCTCAAATGGTCGAAATCTGGGATCGGATTATAGGCTCTCTACGTTATAAACCGAACGCGTTTTAA